The following coding sequences are from one Arthrobacter sp. 24S4-2 window:
- the pyrR gene encoding bifunctional pyr operon transcriptional regulator/uracil phosphoribosyltransferase PyrR has product MTSVTEAPVPARVVLNSADIDRALTRIAHEILEANKGSQDLVLLGIPRRGYPLAVRLAKKIAAADPTVDAAAIVGQLDVTMFRDDLSHQPTRPPYPTQLPRTGIDNKVVVLIDDVLYSGRTIRAALDAIVDLGRPRIVRLAVMIDRGHRELPIRADHVGKNLPTSSSEKVRVRLEETDSVDGTPVNEVVIEAGA; this is encoded by the coding sequence TTGACTTCAGTCACAGAAGCACCGGTTCCGGCCAGGGTTGTGCTCAACTCTGCGGACATTGACCGTGCTCTCACTCGTATCGCCCATGAGATCCTCGAGGCCAACAAGGGTTCCCAGGATCTGGTGCTGCTGGGCATTCCGCGCCGCGGCTACCCGCTGGCCGTTCGCCTGGCAAAGAAAATCGCCGCCGCCGATCCCACTGTTGACGCCGCCGCCATCGTAGGCCAGCTGGACGTCACCATGTTCCGGGACGATCTGTCCCACCAGCCCACGCGGCCCCCGTATCCCACCCAACTGCCGCGCACCGGCATCGACAACAAGGTGGTGGTCCTGATCGACGACGTCCTCTATTCCGGTCGGACCATCCGCGCAGCCCTCGATGCCATCGTGGACCTTGGCCGTCCGCGCATCGTCCGGCTCGCAGTCATGATCGACCGCGGACACCGCGAGCTTCCCATCCGCGCCGACCACGTCGGCAAGAACCTCCCCACCTCCTCGTCCGAGAAGGTCCGGGTCCGGCTCGAAGAAACCGACTCCGTTGACGGCACTCCGGTTAACGAAGTGGTCATCGAGGCTGGCGCATGA
- a CDS encoding PKD domain-containing protein translates to MVDGVKSMGVRPVIYSGSGMWPQIMNNSTAFADVPLWDTNAGSLNYSTWTADYLMPTPVPYGGWNTSANMRIGVQQKFNQTLNGIVVDLNSFDATFLAAQPPANHAPSAAFTSSAAGLTASFDGSGSADPDGSIASYSWDFGDGSAAGTGLKPSHTYSTGGTYQVKLTVTDNLGATGSATNPVTVTAPAATVPAAPTGVTAVAGDASATVSWSAPDNGGSVITSYTVTPYAGSTAQTPVQVTGNPPATRTTVTGLVNGTPYTFTVSATNAVGTSAPSAPAGPVTPTAPQSVVLNGGFESGLASWMAAGISPPKPAGTAHSGTGSALLGVTSGSEPLGDSTLSQSITVPPTGTSTLSFWYQPHTTDAICGAKNRKNCKWDWMEGQVRSSTGSTLTSLFKLNSNSGTWTRITADLSAFRGQTATLWFNVHLDGAVPADNTWMYLDDVSVING, encoded by the coding sequence ATGGTGGACGGCGTCAAGAGCATGGGCGTCAGGCCGGTGATCTACAGCGGTTCGGGGATGTGGCCCCAGATCATGAACAACAGCACGGCCTTTGCAGACGTCCCGCTGTGGGACACAAATGCAGGATCCCTTAATTACTCGACGTGGACGGCTGACTACCTCATGCCCACGCCCGTTCCTTACGGAGGATGGAACACGTCCGCAAACATGCGCATTGGTGTCCAGCAGAAATTCAATCAGACCCTGAACGGCATCGTGGTGGACCTGAACTCCTTCGACGCCACCTTCCTTGCCGCGCAGCCCCCGGCGAACCACGCCCCCTCAGCCGCCTTCACATCGTCGGCTGCAGGCTTAACGGCGTCCTTCGACGGCTCAGGCTCCGCGGATCCGGACGGCTCAATCGCCTCGTACAGCTGGGACTTCGGCGACGGGTCCGCCGCAGGCACCGGTTTGAAACCCTCACACACCTATTCCACCGGCGGTACCTACCAGGTGAAGCTGACCGTGACCGATAACCTCGGCGCAACCGGTTCCGCCACAAACCCGGTAACGGTCACTGCCCCGGCCGCCACGGTGCCCGCGGCCCCGACCGGGGTGACTGCCGTGGCCGGAGACGCCTCGGCCACGGTGAGCTGGTCGGCCCCTGATAACGGGGGGTCGGTCATTACTTCCTACACAGTCACGCCCTACGCGGGGTCAACGGCGCAGACGCCTGTGCAGGTTACCGGCAACCCGCCAGCGACGCGCACCACCGTCACGGGACTGGTGAACGGCACCCCGTACACTTTCACAGTCTCAGCCACCAACGCCGTCGGAACCTCGGCGCCGTCTGCGCCCGCCGGCCCGGTGACGCCGACTGCGCCGCAGTCCGTTGTCCTGAACGGAGGCTTCGAATCAGGTCTGGCATCGTGGATGGCAGCCGGAATATCCCCGCCGAAACCCGCGGGCACGGCACACAGCGGCACAGGCTCCGCGCTTCTTGGTGTCACCAGCGGCAGCGAGCCGTTGGGCGACAGCACGCTGTCCCAGTCCATAACCGTGCCTCCCACCGGCACGTCCACGCTGTCGTTCTGGTACCAGCCGCATACGACGGACGCCATATGCGGCGCCAAGAATAGGAAGAACTGCAAGTGGGATTGGATGGAGGGGCAGGTGCGCAGCTCCACCGGCAGCACGCTCACGTCGCTATTCAAGCTGAACAGCAATTCGGGAACCTGGACCCGCATCACAGCCGACCTTTCAGCCTTCAGAGGCCAGACCGCCACGCTGTGGTTCAATGTGCACCTCGACGGTGCGGTTCCCGCCGACAACACCTGGATGTACCTTGACGACGTGAGCGTCATCAACGGCTAA
- a CDS encoding PrsW family intramembrane metalloprotease, which translates to MTSNAPWPQHGPPGGNGQRPLLPQQTNPTWMGQVRPGHYLAAPANEAPAVNTVIPPGAAGGRTAGGVIGLLVGGVFLAFAGLFLVLPYLVGNTGVTGFVVGFIASLVPLGAVLLAVYVIDRWEPEPKRLLLFAFLWGAVVSISVTLILQPFFALAAAPPVGMDYRTFAVTVQAPVVEEFAKSLGLLLLLVLARKHFDGPVDGVVFAFTIAGGFAFTENILYFGRAIAESGTPGADLAVVFFLRGVMSPFAHAIFTGTTGLILGFAARRWHTGMSVAAFFVGLVPAMFLHSMWNSMGQDFLVQYILVQLPIFVLAVVAIVLLRVAENRLTRQRLKEYAAAGWFTPPEVKMLATVSGRRAAVRWARQFGRGPQMKSFLSAATELAFIRQRILSGRDVPAHQLDEHRQLAEIVARRDAVLR; encoded by the coding sequence ATGACATCGAACGCGCCATGGCCGCAGCACGGTCCCCCAGGCGGCAACGGCCAGCGGCCCCTTCTGCCCCAGCAGACCAATCCCACCTGGATGGGCCAGGTCCGGCCGGGTCATTACCTGGCAGCACCGGCCAACGAGGCACCCGCCGTCAACACCGTGATTCCCCCAGGTGCGGCGGGCGGCCGCACCGCTGGCGGCGTAATCGGGCTGCTGGTCGGTGGCGTTTTTCTGGCGTTCGCCGGCCTCTTCCTGGTGCTCCCCTACCTTGTGGGCAACACGGGAGTCACCGGGTTCGTCGTCGGTTTCATCGCGTCGCTTGTGCCGCTGGGCGCCGTGCTCCTGGCTGTCTATGTCATCGACCGCTGGGAGCCCGAGCCCAAACGCCTGCTGCTGTTTGCCTTCCTGTGGGGCGCCGTCGTCTCCATTTCGGTCACGCTGATCCTCCAGCCGTTCTTTGCGCTGGCCGCAGCGCCTCCGGTGGGCATGGACTACCGGACGTTCGCCGTCACCGTCCAGGCGCCCGTGGTGGAGGAATTCGCCAAGTCCCTTGGCCTGCTGCTGCTCCTGGTGCTGGCCCGGAAGCACTTCGACGGCCCCGTGGACGGTGTGGTGTTCGCCTTCACCATTGCCGGCGGCTTCGCCTTCACGGAGAACATCCTGTACTTCGGGCGGGCCATCGCCGAGTCCGGCACACCGGGCGCCGACCTGGCGGTGGTGTTCTTCCTGAGGGGCGTCATGTCCCCGTTCGCCCACGCCATCTTCACCGGGACCACGGGGCTCATCCTAGGGTTTGCAGCCCGACGCTGGCACACCGGAATGTCCGTGGCGGCATTCTTCGTGGGCCTTGTTCCGGCGATGTTCCTGCACAGCATGTGGAACAGCATGGGCCAGGACTTCCTGGTGCAGTACATCCTGGTCCAGCTCCCCATCTTCGTGCTCGCGGTCGTCGCCATTGTGCTGCTGCGCGTCGCAGAAAACCGGCTGACCCGGCAACGGCTGAAGGAGTATGCCGCAGCGGGCTGGTTCACGCCGCCTGAAGTGAAGATGCTGGCGACCGTCAGCGGCCGCCGTGCGGCCGTCCGCTGGGCAAGGCAGTTTGGCCGGGGTCCGCAAATGAAGTCGTTCCTGAGTGCGGCCACAGAACTCGCCTTCATCCGGCAACGGATCCTGAGCGGCCGCGACGTCCCTGCCCACCAGCTGGACGAACACCGCCAGCTGGCGGAAATCGTGGCCCGGCGGGATGCGGTCCTGCGCTAA
- the nusB gene encoding transcription antitermination factor NusB, producing the protein MSARGKARNRALDVLFEAEQRSLSAFDVLRSRREKTDQIVNPYTLEIVEGVVSHQAAIDEFLETYSQGWTLERMPSVDRTILRIGTWELLYNDDVPDGVAVSEAVALAKTLSTDESPSFINGLLGRLQQLKPSLLA; encoded by the coding sequence GTGAGCGCCCGCGGTAAGGCCCGTAACCGGGCCCTGGATGTTCTCTTCGAGGCGGAGCAACGCTCCCTCTCGGCCTTTGATGTGCTGCGGTCCCGTCGTGAAAAAACCGACCAGATCGTCAATCCCTACACGCTCGAGATCGTCGAAGGCGTGGTGTCCCACCAGGCCGCCATCGACGAATTCCTGGAAACCTATTCGCAGGGCTGGACGCTCGAACGCATGCCTTCGGTGGACCGCACCATCCTGCGCATCGGCACCTGGGAGCTGCTCTACAACGATGACGTCCCCGACGGCGTGGCAGTAAGCGAGGCCGTCGCCCTGGCCAAGACGCTGTCCACGGACGAGTCGCCGTCGTTCATCAACGGCCTGCTGGGCCGGCTCCAGCAGCTCAAGCCCTCGCTGCTGGCTTAG
- the efp gene encoding elongation factor P → MATTNDIKNGTVLKLEGQLWNIIEFQHVKPGKGGAFVRTKMRNVMSGKVVDKTFNAGLKIETATVDRRDYQYLYQDGADYVFMDTQDYDQITVSGATVGDATNFMLENQQVNIAIHEGTPLYIELPPSVVLEITYTEPGLQGDRSSAGTKPATLETGYEIQVPLFVENNTKVKVDTRDGSYLGRVND, encoded by the coding sequence GTGGCAACCACAAACGACATCAAGAACGGAACCGTGCTGAAGCTTGAGGGCCAGCTCTGGAACATCATCGAGTTCCAGCACGTCAAGCCGGGGAAGGGCGGCGCCTTCGTCCGCACCAAGATGCGCAACGTCATGTCCGGCAAGGTAGTCGACAAGACCTTCAACGCCGGCCTCAAGATCGAGACCGCCACGGTTGACCGCCGCGACTACCAGTACCTGTACCAGGACGGTGCGGACTACGTGTTCATGGACACCCAGGACTACGACCAGATCACCGTCTCCGGCGCCACCGTTGGCGACGCCACCAACTTCATGCTGGAAAACCAGCAGGTCAACATTGCCATCCACGAAGGCACCCCGCTGTACATCGAACTGCCGCCGAGCGTCGTGCTGGAAATCACCTACACCGAGCCGGGCCTGCAGGGCGACCGCTCCTCGGCAGGCACCAAGCCTGCAACGCTTGAAACCGGCTACGAGATCCAGGTGCCGCTGTTTGTCGAGAACAACACCAAGGTCAAGGTCGACACCCGTGACGGCAGCTACCTCGGCCGGGTCAACGACTAG
- a CDS encoding tetratricopeptide repeat protein, which yields MRDAMGGTSEWPDAGFPGIKINPDTLMPGIVNEEACSTALQSSTDPADRIMVLLVEGHAADAAELLAEARYNDPESFRLRAFEAEVLRVAKRFDRAVDLFRQLLGEVQGTELEALAHQHLGRAYYASGNTSAAVEEFAKALDLRVAGAADAALIYSSTVALQRARNVLEMAS from the coding sequence ATGAGGGATGCCATGGGCGGCACGAGCGAGTGGCCGGACGCGGGTTTCCCGGGCATCAAGATCAACCCCGACACCCTGATGCCGGGGATCGTGAACGAGGAAGCGTGCAGCACCGCGCTCCAGTCGTCGACCGATCCTGCTGACCGCATCATGGTCCTCCTGGTGGAAGGCCACGCGGCAGATGCTGCGGAGCTGCTCGCCGAGGCACGCTACAACGACCCCGAATCCTTCCGGCTGCGTGCCTTCGAAGCCGAGGTCCTGCGCGTTGCCAAGCGCTTTGACCGGGCGGTGGACCTCTTCCGCCAACTCCTGGGCGAAGTCCAGGGAACCGAGCTGGAGGCGCTGGCGCACCAGCACCTGGGCCGGGCCTACTATGCCAGTGGAAACACTTCGGCGGCCGTCGAGGAGTTTGCCAAAGCCCTGGACCTGCGCGTGGCAGGGGCTGCCGATGCCGCTCTGATCTATTCCTCCACTGTCGCCCTGCAGCGGGCGCGGAACGTCCTGGAAATGGCGTCCTAG